The DNA region TCTGGGATCGGAGGCGAGGTTGTTTATCTCGCCCGGATCCGTCTCCAGATCGTAAAGCTCATCCTCCGCCGTGGCGTTCCAGACGTATTTCCACCTTCGGTCCCGAACCATCCTCTGCGTGTAGAGGCCGAACTGGTTCCCGTGATACATGGAGAAGACGTCCTGGCGGTCATCACCTTCACCGGAGATCACGGCCAGTAGATCCCTCCCGCGGAAGGTCTCGGGGACAGGCACGCCGGCTACCTGGCAGAAGGTGGTCGCAAGGTCAAGGCTGTGTATGACGAAGCTGTCGCATCTCATGCCAGCCTCGATCCTTCCGGGCCATCTCATGATGAGCGGGACGCGCACCACATCGTCATACATTATGAAGTGTTTATCTATCATGCCGTGTCCGCCGCACATATCGCCGTGATCCGTCGTATAGATAACGAGCGTGTCTTCAGATATCCCGAGCCGATCGAGCACGTCGAGGATTCGACCGATCTGGGCGTCCATCAAGCTGAGCTCACCCAGGTATCGGCTCACCACGGGCGCCCAGTCATCCCATCTCCACCCCTCCACCTTCCAGGTTCTCCTCTGTTGCGCCTGGATATACGGCTTGCCGTTTAACGGATCGGGGAAGCTCGGCCATGGCGGGATATCCTCGGGAGGATACATGGAGCAATAGGGCTCCGGCACCACATTCGGCAGATGAGGCTCGCTCGGGTCCCATCGGATGAAGAAGGGCATATCTCTCTCGACAGCCAGCTCGATAAGTCGGATCGTATGGCCTGCCCCCCAGGCGAGCCTGGATTCCTCCGGAGCGATATATGGGTCGACCTCGCCGAACCATCTGTTCTTCCTCGGCCTCGGTGGCAGCCCCCTCTCCTCCCTCCATCTATGATATCCCCATTCGGGGACATACTCGTGGAACCCGTATTCCAGTGCGCCTTTTCTCTGATGGACATGCCATTTGCCCACATATCCCAGGAAATATCCGGCTTCTCTGAGAAGGTGGCTGAAGGTGGGCAATCCTTCAATGGGTGGCCGCGGCGCCTCGGTATCCCAGTTGGCGATGCAGAGATGCTCTGTCGGCCATTGCCCGTGCAAGAGGGAGTTTCTGACGGGCACACAAAGCGGTATCGGGCAGAAGGCGTGGGTGAAGTTCACGCCCTCTGAGGCGAGACGGTCGAGGTTAGGGGTTTTCAGAAGCGGGTGTCCGTTTACCCCTACGCAGTCGAACCGATGTTGATCCGAATGAATCAAAAGGATATTAGGCCGTCTCATGGGTTAGCTCCTTCCATACACCATTATGGGATTGTGTCGTGGATAATTTTGACCCATTTACGGTCACAGGTCAATAGATGATTTGCCTCCACCGGATCAAACTGTAGGGGTTAGGCATTCTTCATTTGAATGCCTAGCCCCTACTACTTCAGACGTCAGTCAGTTGACTGGAAATCGGAAGGATGCTAAGATTAATGCGAGGAGATTCATGTTTCAGGAGGTAATAATGATGAACGGCGGAGGCGAAATGATAGATGTCGATAAGCTGGTAATCAGGGATAGGATCGAGACGATACGCTTTTTCAAGCTCGTGCAGGAGAACGTGAGGCTGATAGCGGAGCACTTCTATAGGGAGTTCTCGATCGAGGATATCGAAGACGTCGTCCAGGAGGTTTGCGAGAGGATTCTGAAAAAGAGGTATGAGCCCCTGCGTGGACGATCTATGAAGGAGATCAGAAACTACATCTGTAAAACGGCGTATAACATCATGATTGACATCCTCAGGGCGAGAAAGAGACGAGCGCATGATGATGACGATGATGACGGCGAGATCGTGGACCCCGGACCTTCCCCGGATGAGATAGTGGTGATGAAGGAGATAAAGAGAAGTATCCTGATGTGTATACACAGCCTACCGAAGACGAAACGTCTGGTCGCCATACTGCGCTTCCTCGAAGGAAAATCCTCCGGAGAGGTAGCCGAGATAACGGGGTTAACTCGGAAAACGGTCTACAAGTACATCCATCAGATCAGAGAAAGGATAATCGAGGAGGTAAAACTCTGAAGTCTCATCCGTTATATATAATGCGTGAGATTCTCAAGGGGTGGTTTACC from Candidatus Poribacteria bacterium includes:
- a CDS encoding sulfatase-like hydrolase/transferase, producing MRRPNILLIHSDQHRFDCVGVNGHPLLKTPNLDRLASEGVNFTHAFCPIPLCVPVRNSLLHGQWPTEHLCIANWDTEAPRPPIEGLPTFSHLLREAGYFLGYVGKWHVHQRKGALEYGFHEYVPEWGYHRWREERGLPPRPRKNRWFGEVDPYIAPEESRLAWGAGHTIRLIELAVERDMPFFIRWDPSEPHLPNVVPEPYCSMYPPEDIPPWPSFPDPLNGKPYIQAQQRRTWKVEGWRWDDWAPVVSRYLGELSLMDAQIGRILDVLDRLGISEDTLVIYTTDHGDMCGGHGMIDKHFIMYDDVVRVPLIMRWPGRIEAGMRCDSFVIHSLDLATTFCQVAGVPVPETFRGRDLLAVISGEGDDRQDVFSMYHGNQFGLYTQRMVRDRRWKYVWNATAEDELYDLETDPGEINNLASDPRYAGELERLRGRLVAWMEEIGDRILNPWIRSQLLEGLKV
- a CDS encoding sigma-70 family RNA polymerase sigma factor, whose protein sequence is MFQEVIMMNGGGEMIDVDKLVIRDRIETIRFFKLVQENVRLIAEHFYREFSIEDIEDVVQEVCERILKKRYEPLRGRSMKEIRNYICKTAYNIMIDILRARKRRAHDDDDDDGEIVDPGPSPDEIVVMKEIKRSILMCIHSLPKTKRLVAILRFLEGKSSGEVAEITGLTRKTVYKYIHQIRERIIEEVKL